A single genomic interval of Cellvibrio sp. PSBB023 harbors:
- a CDS encoding beta-propeller fold lactonase family protein produces the protein MILCSPRWWRTCINSLFALFLISVAAHSQADAITYVETQTNNVNGVAGLLGISDVAVSPDGKFVYAASYQANAISVFERNAETGRLTYRSTNTGVSAAFSVDVSSDNKSVYAASPTGSVVYAFERNLTTGALTSIGSASGSPTGGFVSVSVSPDSKTVYGVGGSPSGLVVFSRDIGTGAIARAADYADNTNGYALGQLFSPTASPIKNIASSADGQFVYVTSTVDNAVTLFSRNVTGALTQIAVYVDGVAGVDGLQAASSVKLSPDGQHLYVTGQGESSVAIFGVDEITGELTYITKVTNGVNGITNLQGTRSLTISPDGRYVLVSAINSSSVTAFSRDAATGLLTIDSVAINAVNGVTNMSSPSGMATDPLNRHLYVAGQVSNSLVVFSLPTPAIKLSANTATAIVSGPAITLDPQLEVFDSDSPSLASATVTINSGFINTDALAVQTVAGITAAYDAATGVLTLNGVASLADYQAVLRSLSYQAGADPSLGQGDSSARLISIQISDGENTSAAVAIEVTVEKPSSFIVNFVDWDSTVLSSQVVAAGTAATAPSAPSRTGYSFTGWSLAFDNVTADLTVTAQYSINTYTVIFDLNGGSRTGGGALTQTVDYGLAAMAPVFTGPAGTTFTGWSTSFDAVTADLTVTAQYSINSYSVTFNLDGGNRTGGGALTQTVNYGLAATAPLFTPPLGKTFSGWSTSFNAVTANLTVTAQYTINTYTVTFDLDGGSRTGGGVLVQTVNYGEAATAPVLTAPAGKTFSGWSGSFDNVTANLTITAQYTQNSYTVTATVVGDGIVTPATQEVQSGSNAMLTLNLLRDGDYVSLGSNCNATLSGSQITTSAITSDCAITVTVYAATVAAKNSDKNLAVNEASRFTITGGVGDKLLTEASLKRSGDETALDLTDANALVKLQSDGSYLFSSNRTGRYTLTYVDSVSGERVTLGFDVLPYIAFTSSKQPVQQNTATKVRVWLSDEPIEYPVVADFVATGSTLASEQFELTADDNLHRTYEVTATAEVANISLKQEGLVAALRGTPAVHTLAVQQQLPALALTVSAAQNGQQGSVVTTADGDVVLNVVELNGINATYTWSADGLVLVTNGASASFSTGTVPQGLYTVTVQATALDGRTGQYDFVVRIVADCPLSSCADTGYNGVPAVANPHSATSNRLALCPSVDGATNRVASCQVEGAASLYAEAPSQYTLALGALSGDQSWATGQFGLAVNDQTLADDKGYSHLGAVANFDVLGLDHPGEAVSILVPLPTGTKIPKDAVWRKYIANQWRDFAVDDDNKLHSAAHDASGLCPGVSADTWMEGLVQGFDCVRLTIEDGGPNDADNTANNVIRDPGVLAVALTPEPPVEPPVTPPTDPVVKDVSVKSGGGSMGGGSLLLVGLLGLVRFRKTLAAIMLLPLPALAEGVYFGVDGLAVETSVENTNVSAKIDNIAGVAEVDDSSRTGWRVYGGLPLTNSLFVELGWLDMGEITTRFSGIPESTNPAQLTAVAPQSGKGFELGMRWQMTDRFEHLKPSLRAGVWMMDFKQRYIEDAGINRDSEGDNVAFIGADAQWVLSEHWSTKLGVSRYYTQEYGTVTLNLGVVYNF, from the coding sequence ATGATTTTATGTAGTCCACGTTGGTGGCGCACCTGTATTAATAGTCTCTTTGCGTTATTTCTCATCAGTGTCGCGGCACATTCCCAAGCAGATGCTATCACTTATGTTGAAACCCAGACGAACAACGTCAATGGGGTGGCCGGACTCTTAGGTATCAGTGATGTGGCTGTCAGCCCTGATGGTAAGTTTGTCTACGCCGCATCCTACCAAGCGAATGCAATCAGTGTTTTTGAGCGTAATGCAGAAACAGGGCGATTGACCTACAGAAGTACGAATACTGGAGTATCTGCTGCTTTTAGCGTAGATGTCAGCTCTGATAACAAGAGTGTGTACGCGGCATCACCTACCGGTAGCGTGGTGTATGCCTTTGAGCGGAATCTAACCACAGGGGCATTGACCTCGATTGGTTCGGCATCAGGTTCACCAACAGGAGGTTTTGTGTCTGTTAGTGTCAGCCCTGATAGCAAAACAGTGTACGGCGTTGGCGGCAGCCCCAGTGGTTTGGTGGTGTTTAGCCGTGATATTGGGACAGGCGCTATTGCACGAGCGGCTGATTATGCTGATAACACCAACGGATATGCGTTGGGCCAGCTGTTTAGCCCCACTGCCAGTCCGATCAAAAATATCGCGTCAAGTGCCGACGGGCAGTTTGTGTATGTAACCTCGACCGTTGACAATGCGGTCACGCTTTTTAGCCGCAATGTAACGGGAGCGCTAACACAGATTGCTGTTTATGTAGATGGCGTGGCGGGTGTTGATGGTTTGCAGGCGGCGTCATCGGTAAAACTGTCTCCTGACGGTCAGCATCTTTATGTCACCGGTCAGGGGGAGTCATCTGTTGCTATCTTTGGTGTTGATGAAATCACGGGAGAGTTAACCTACATCACCAAAGTGACAAATGGCGTAAATGGCATTACCAATCTGCAGGGCACTCGTAGTTTGACGATCAGCCCGGATGGCAGATACGTATTGGTCAGTGCCATAAACTCTAGTTCGGTCACAGCCTTTTCCCGCGATGCTGCAACAGGTTTGTTAACGATTGACAGTGTTGCTATTAATGCTGTCAACGGGGTGACGAATATGTCTTCCCCATCGGGCATGGCGACAGACCCCCTGAATCGCCATTTATACGTAGCTGGGCAGGTATCAAACAGCCTGGTCGTATTTTCCTTGCCTACTCCTGCTATTAAATTATCAGCAAACACTGCTACAGCCATAGTATCTGGCCCTGCCATTACTTTGGATCCGCAACTTGAGGTGTTTGACTCTGACAGCCCTAGCCTTGCATCTGCAACCGTCACTATTAATAGCGGCTTCATCAATACTGATGCACTTGCAGTACAGACGGTGGCAGGTATTACAGCTGCTTATGATGCAGCTACAGGTGTGTTGACACTGAATGGCGTAGCATCGCTTGCTGATTATCAAGCAGTACTTAGAAGCTTGAGCTATCAGGCCGGCGCAGATCCTTCATTGGGGCAAGGTGACTCTTCAGCGAGACTGATCAGTATTCAGATTTCGGATGGTGAAAACACCAGTGCTGCTGTTGCTATTGAGGTGACTGTAGAAAAACCAAGTAGCTTTATAGTCAATTTTGTGGATTGGGATAGCACAGTATTAAGTTCCCAAGTGGTTGCAGCAGGTACTGCGGCTACGGCACCCTCGGCTCCAAGTCGCACGGGCTACAGCTTTACCGGATGGAGTCTGGCTTTTGATAATGTAACGGCTGATCTGACGGTGACCGCTCAATACAGTATCAATACTTATACGGTGATTTTTGACCTGAATGGCGGTAGCCGTACCGGTGGTGGAGCCTTAACCCAAACGGTAGATTATGGTCTGGCCGCGATGGCTCCGGTTTTTACAGGGCCTGCAGGTACCACCTTCACTGGTTGGAGTACCAGTTTTGATGCAGTGACTGCCGATTTGACCGTGACGGCTCAATACAGCATCAATAGTTATAGCGTCACCTTTAATTTGGACGGTGGTAATCGTACCGGCGGCGGCGCCTTAACCCAAACAGTAAATTATGGTTTGGCTGCGACAGCTCCTCTCTTTACTCCACCTCTCGGCAAAACCTTCTCAGGCTGGAGTACCAGTTTCAATGCCGTTACGGCTAATCTCACTGTCACAGCGCAATACACAATCAATACTTACACAGTGACTTTCGATCTGGATGGCGGTAGCCGTACCGGTGGTGGTGTCCTGGTGCAAACGGTTAATTACGGCGAGGCAGCAACAGCGCCAGTATTAACTGCTCCTGCGGGAAAAACCTTCAGTGGTTGGAGCGGCAGTTTCGATAATGTTACGGCTAATCTCACTATCACGGCGCAATACACTCAAAATAGTTACACAGTTACAGCGACAGTCGTCGGTGATGGAATCGTGACGCCAGCAACCCAAGAAGTGCAGTCAGGCTCTAATGCGATGCTTACACTGAATTTGTTGCGTGACGGTGATTACGTATCACTTGGCAGTAACTGTAATGCCACTTTATCTGGCAGTCAGATAACCACTTCTGCCATCACTAGCGATTGTGCAATCACAGTGACTGTTTACGCAGCAACTGTAGCGGCGAAAAACAGCGATAAAAATCTGGCAGTTAATGAGGCCAGCCGTTTTACGATAACGGGCGGCGTGGGCGATAAGCTGTTAACCGAAGCATCGCTCAAGCGTTCCGGTGATGAAACTGCTCTCGATCTCACTGATGCGAATGCGCTGGTCAAGTTGCAGTCTGATGGCAGCTATTTGTTCAGTTCCAATCGCACCGGGCGCTACACCTTGACCTATGTTGATTCCGTATCAGGTGAGCGTGTGACCCTGGGCTTTGATGTGCTGCCCTACATTGCCTTTACATCCAGTAAGCAACCGGTACAGCAAAACACAGCGACCAAGGTCAGGGTTTGGTTGAGTGACGAGCCAATTGAATATCCTGTTGTGGCAGATTTTGTTGCTACTGGTTCGACTCTGGCATCTGAGCAATTTGAATTAACGGCCGACGATAACTTGCATCGAACCTATGAGGTTACTGCCACTGCCGAGGTAGCTAATATCAGCCTCAAGCAAGAAGGATTGGTTGCAGCCTTGAGAGGTACTCCTGCGGTGCACACTTTGGCGGTACAGCAACAATTGCCGGCATTGGCTCTGACGGTCAGCGCAGCCCAAAATGGGCAGCAGGGTTCTGTCGTGACGACTGCTGATGGTGATGTTGTTCTGAATGTAGTGGAGCTCAATGGTATTAATGCGACTTACACTTGGTCAGCAGATGGATTGGTGTTGGTGACCAATGGTGCCAGCGCGAGCTTTAGCACGGGAACAGTACCGCAAGGTCTTTATACTGTGACGGTTCAGGCAACCGCCTTGGATGGTCGCACCGGTCAATATGATTTTGTTGTTCGTATTGTTGCTGATTGCCCTCTCAGTTCTTGTGCTGATACGGGCTACAACGGCGTTCCTGCTGTAGCTAATCCCCATAGCGCTACGTCAAACCGCCTTGCGTTGTGTCCATCTGTCGATGGTGCCACTAATCGTGTGGCTAGCTGCCAAGTTGAAGGTGCCGCTTCGCTTTATGCCGAGGCTCCAAGCCAATACACTTTGGCGCTGGGCGCACTTTCTGGTGATCAGTCTTGGGCAACGGGCCAGTTTGGCCTTGCCGTTAATGATCAAACCCTGGCTGATGATAAGGGCTATAGCCACTTGGGCGCGGTAGCGAATTTTGATGTGCTGGGCTTGGATCATCCGGGCGAGGCGGTATCGATTCTTGTGCCATTACCTACCGGCACCAAAATTCCCAAGGATGCTGTATGGCGTAAATACATTGCCAATCAATGGCGAGACTTTGCAGTTGATGATGACAATAAGCTCCACAGTGCTGCGCATGATGCATCAGGCTTGTGCCCCGGTGTATCTGCCGATACATGGATGGAGGGCTTGGTGCAAGGTTTTGATTGTGTTCGCCTGACCATTGAAGATGGCGGTCCAAATGATGCTGATAACACTGCAAACAATGTCATCCGTGATCCAGGTGTATTAGCTGTAGCACTGACACCGGAGCCGCCAGTTGAGCCTCCAGTGACTCCACCTACCGATCCTGTTGTTAAGGATGTGAGTGTCAAATCAGGTGGCGGTAGTATGGGCGGCGGTAGTCTATTACTGGTTGGATTGCTGGGCCTGGTCCGTTTCCGCAAAACGCTCGCGGCAATTATGTTACTGCCCTTGCCCGCGTTGGCGGAGGGCGTTTACTTCGGTGTGGATGGCCTGGCAGTAGAGACATCGGTAGAGAATACGAATGTCTCGGCCAAGATTGACAATATAGCCGGGGTGGCGGAGGTGGATGATAGTTCACGTACAGGCTGGCGGGTGTATGGCGGGTTGCCGCTTACCAATAGTCTTTTTGTAGAGCTTGGTTGGCTCGACATGGGCGAGATTACTACTCGGTTCAGCGGTATCCCTGAATCAACGAATCCTGCCCAGCTAACGGCTGTCGCTCCGCAATCTGGCAAGGGCTTTGAGTTGGGAATGCGCTGGCAAATGACAGACCGCTTTGAGCATCTCAAGCCAAGCCTCAGGGCTGGTGTTTGGATGATGGATTTCAAGCAACGCTACATTGAAGATGCAGGTATTAATCGTGACAGCGAGGGCGACAACGTCGCTTTTATTGGCGCCGATGCGCAATGGGTGTTGAGTGAACATTGGTCTACGAAGCTGGGTGTATCGCGTTACTACACTCAGGAATACGGCACTGTGACCCTTAACCTGGGCGTGGTATACAACTTCTAA
- a CDS encoding GNA1162 family protein, whose protein sequence is MKNLGLILGLLILTITSGCAVKPYDYTAFHAAKPRSILVIPPMSDSTDVNSTYTFLSTISKPLAEKGYYVFPVAVVDTLLKENGLPTPAEMNSVPLDKIHSVTGADAVLYVHINQWGQKFQVISSVAVVDSTVRLVDTRTGTLLWEAKVFAQQSSSDGGGGLVGALVGAIADQIVGALVDKTYGLSSQANLVAVNDKSRGMLPGPYHEAK, encoded by the coding sequence ATGAAAAATTTAGGATTAATACTCGGTTTACTGATACTCACCATCACCTCCGGTTGCGCAGTTAAACCTTATGACTACACGGCGTTTCATGCTGCAAAACCCCGATCCATTTTGGTGATCCCGCCAATGAGCGACTCAACGGATGTCAACTCAACCTATACCTTTTTATCAACAATATCCAAACCCTTGGCAGAGAAAGGCTATTATGTTTTTCCGGTTGCTGTAGTTGATACCTTACTCAAAGAAAATGGCCTACCAACACCAGCTGAAATGAACAGTGTCCCGTTGGATAAAATACACAGTGTTACCGGTGCTGATGCGGTACTGTATGTTCACATCAATCAATGGGGACAAAAGTTTCAGGTAATCTCATCTGTTGCTGTCGTGGATTCTACCGTTCGCCTGGTTGATACCCGCACCGGAACACTATTATGGGAAGCAAAAGTTTTCGCACAACAGAGCTCGAGTGATGGCGGTGGTGGACTTGTAGGCGCATTGGTTGGTGCGATTGCAGATCAAATCGTTGGTGCTCTGGTTGATAAAACCTACGGTTTATCTTCACAAGCTAATTTGGTTGCAGTAAACGATAAATCACGCGGTATGCTGCCTGGTCCTTACCATGAAGCAAAATAA
- a CDS encoding DUF4810 domain-containing protein codes for MKIIVSLVLALCLTGCVNNQTTYHWGNYEQVVYDMYKNPGEATADQQLTKLRQDVEIAASKGKPVPPGVFAHMGMLYASMGNSEQAKLSLNEELAHYPESAIFVDGLLTRLEKGKE; via the coding sequence ATGAAAATAATAGTAAGTTTAGTACTGGCACTCTGCCTGACTGGCTGTGTCAATAATCAGACAACATATCATTGGGGCAACTACGAGCAAGTTGTTTACGATATGTATAAAAACCCTGGAGAAGCAACCGCAGATCAACAACTCACCAAACTGCGTCAGGATGTTGAAATAGCGGCGAGCAAAGGAAAGCCGGTTCCACCAGGTGTTTTTGCTCACATGGGAATGCTTTACGCCAGCATGGGCAATAGTGAACAGGCAAAACTATCCCTGAATGAAGAGCTGGCTCACTATCCTGAGTCTGCTATTTTTGTTGATGGATTGCTAACTCGTCTGGAAAAAGGGAAAGAATGA
- a CDS encoding CsgG/HfaB family protein: MVTFIGQKIIKSIGVGCLIALCTACATESHREITPQTVETHGTTYQGTKYTLVVGNFQNRSTYLQGMFSTNVDNLGNQAKTILKTHLQQTNRFSVVDRDNMSGLETEAKISGINQTLKGANYAVSGDVTEFGRKVTGDQQLFGILGSGKKQTAYAKVALNIVDVRTSEIIYSTQGAGEYVLSNREVVGFGGTAGYDATLNGKVLNYAITEAVNNMVRDLQNGVWNIEK; this comes from the coding sequence ATGGTTACATTTATCGGCCAGAAAATAATAAAGAGTATCGGGGTTGGCTGCCTAATCGCATTATGTACCGCTTGTGCAACAGAGTCACACCGCGAAATCACCCCACAGACAGTTGAAACCCACGGCACTACTTATCAAGGCACCAAGTACACATTGGTCGTAGGCAATTTCCAAAATCGCTCTACGTATCTGCAAGGTATGTTCTCTACCAATGTGGATAATCTGGGTAACCAGGCAAAAACCATTTTGAAAACCCACCTGCAACAAACCAATCGCTTTAGTGTTGTGGATCGCGACAACATGAGCGGCCTGGAGACTGAAGCAAAAATCTCGGGTATAAACCAAACACTGAAAGGTGCAAATTATGCAGTCAGCGGCGATGTAACTGAATTCGGCCGCAAAGTGACTGGCGATCAGCAATTGTTTGGCATTTTGGGCTCAGGCAAAAAACAAACAGCTTATGCCAAGGTTGCGCTGAATATTGTTGATGTCAGAACCTCGGAAATTATTTACTCAACTCAAGGAGCGGGTGAATACGTATTGAGCAATCGCGAAGTGGTCGGTTTTGGCGGCACAGCGGGTTACGATGCCACACTCAACGGTAAAGTATTGAATTATGCGATCACCGAAGCGGTAAACAATATGGTTCGCGATTTACAGAACGGCGTTTGGAATATTGAGAAATAA
- the ychF gene encoding redox-regulated ATPase YchF gives MGFNCGIVGLPNVGKSTLFNALTNAGISAENFPFCTIEPNAGIVVVPDPRQDKLAEIVKPERIVPTTMEFVDIAGLVAGASKGEGLGNKFLANIRETDAIAHVVRCFDDDNVIHVANGVNPAADIEVINTELALADLEAVDKAINRYAKSAKGGDKHAMAIKALLEKVQPHLNEAKPLRSFPLDKEEIALLKEINLLTLKPTMYIANVAEDGFENNPHLDVVRKIAEEEKSIVVPICNKLEADIAELEGDDKKEFLAEMGMEEPGLNRVIRAGYQLLGLQTYFTAGVKEVRAWTIPVGATAPQAAGVIHTDFEKGFIRAETISYDDFVQYKGEQGAKTAGKSRKEGKEYVVKDGDVLHFLFNV, from the coding sequence CCATCGAGCCCAACGCCGGCATAGTGGTAGTACCCGACCCTCGCCAGGACAAACTGGCCGAAATTGTTAAACCCGAGCGCATTGTTCCCACCACCATGGAATTTGTGGATATCGCAGGCCTGGTAGCAGGCGCTTCAAAAGGCGAAGGTCTGGGCAATAAATTCCTCGCCAATATTCGCGAAACCGACGCCATCGCCCACGTTGTGCGCTGTTTTGACGACGATAACGTGATCCACGTAGCCAATGGCGTAAATCCGGCGGCCGATATTGAAGTAATCAATACCGAACTCGCCCTCGCCGATCTGGAAGCGGTAGACAAAGCCATTAACCGCTACGCCAAATCGGCCAAAGGCGGCGATAAGCACGCGATGGCCATCAAAGCCTTACTGGAAAAAGTGCAGCCACACCTGAATGAAGCCAAGCCACTGCGTTCATTCCCGCTCGATAAAGAAGAAATTGCGCTGCTCAAAGAAATCAATCTGCTTACGCTGAAACCAACCATGTATATCGCTAACGTGGCAGAAGATGGTTTTGAAAATAACCCGCATTTGGATGTAGTCCGCAAAATCGCGGAAGAAGAAAAATCCATCGTGGTGCCGATTTGCAACAAACTCGAAGCTGACATTGCTGAATTGGAAGGCGATGACAAAAAAGAATTCCTTGCCGAAATGGGCATGGAAGAACCCGGCCTTAACCGCGTGATTCGCGCCGGTTATCAACTGCTTGGCCTGCAAACCTATTTCACTGCTGGCGTAAAAGAAGTCCGTGCATGGACCATCCCGGTAGGTGCCACAGCGCCGCAAGCCGCCGGTGTCATCCACACCGATTTTGAAAAAGGCTTCATCCGCGCCGAAACCATTTCCTACGACGACTTTGTGCAATACAAAGGCGAACAAGGAGCCAAAACGGCAGGTAAATCACGCAAAGAAGGCAAAGAATACGTAGTCAAAGACGGCGACGTGCTGCATTTTTTGTTTAACGTATAA